In one Deinococcus aerolatus genomic region, the following are encoded:
- a CDS encoding NADH-quinone oxidoreductase subunit 15, with protein MSHAPDSALYSQWIELLGWLEAEATARGLTFEKVADFPDYIYRMERPYDLPTTIMSVSVGVAGQALLAAAVSPRHVDLKAVSLRVMGGSKHWHLHAGQHGLVDGKRPFTQERLAALLDGAVRGVA; from the coding sequence ATGTCACACGCACCCGATTCGGCGCTGTACTCGCAGTGGATAGAGTTGCTCGGCTGGCTGGAAGCGGAGGCGACGGCACGCGGCCTGACCTTCGAGAAGGTGGCCGACTTCCCCGATTACATCTACCGCATGGAACGCCCCTACGATCTGCCCACCACCATCATGAGTGTCAGCGTGGGCGTCGCTGGTCAGGCCCTGCTGGCAGCGGCGGTCAGCCCCCGGCACGTTGATCTGAAGGCCGTGAGCCTGCGCGTGATGGGCGGCAGCAAGCACTGGCATCTGCACGCCGGGCAGCACGGCTTGGTGGACGGCAAGCGCCCCTTCACGCAGGAGCGGCTTGCGGCGCTGCTGGACGGAGCGGTCCGGGGCGTGGCCTGA
- the paaD gene encoding 1,2-phenylacetyl-CoA epoxidase subunit PaaD: MTVTRSPLTTQAIWAALATVPDPEIPVVSVTDMGMVRDVQIGETGAVTVTFTPTFSGCPALHVIRDSIGQAVRDLGAAEVEVKSTLTPPWSTDWIREDARERLREYGIAPPAPAEDGLIQLQADATRCPRCASFDVRMTGSFGPTLCKRLYVCDACKEPFEGFKSV; the protein is encoded by the coding sequence ATGACCGTCACCCGATCCCCGCTCACCACCCAGGCCATCTGGGCCGCGCTGGCCACCGTGCCGGACCCCGAAATTCCGGTGGTGTCTGTGACCGACATGGGCATGGTGCGTGACGTTCAGATTGGCGAGACTGGGGCAGTGACGGTCACGTTCACGCCTACCTTCAGTGGTTGCCCGGCGCTGCACGTCATCCGCGACAGCATTGGTCAGGCGGTGCGTGATCTGGGGGCCGCCGAGGTGGAGGTGAAAAGCACCCTAACGCCGCCCTGGTCGACCGACTGGATCAGGGAAGACGCCCGCGAACGCCTGCGCGAGTACGGTATCGCTCCGCCCGCCCCGGCCGAGGACGGCCTGATCCAGCTTCAGGCCGACGCCACCCGCTGCCCGCGCTGCGCCAGCTTCGACGTGCGCATGACCGGCAGTTTCGGCCCGACGTTGTGCAAGCGGCTGTACGTCTGCGACGCCTGCAAGGAGCCGTTCGAGGGCTTCAAGAGCGTGTGA
- the paaC gene encoding 1,2-phenylacetyl-CoA epoxidase subunit PaaC yields MTAPATTLTETQQAALIRKLTALADDEIILAQRGGEWTGHAPILEEDIALANIAQDELGHAGLYLELRRALDGTDPDALAFTRSADEYTSARFVERPKGDWAFTMLRQYLYDAYEALWLDAARHSSYAPLAEVASKAFREERFHLQHTALWVERLALGTPESLRRTQDALNALWPDVGQLFQAEEGEAELTAAGILPDLGAVKARWDGLVVPHLTVQCGLGLPPAGAEQPGRGHHTEHLAPLLDEMQRVYRAHPDAQLW; encoded by the coding sequence ATGACCGCTCCTGCCACCACCCTGACCGAAACTCAGCAGGCGGCCCTGATTCGCAAGCTGACCGCCCTGGCCGACGACGAGATCATCCTGGCCCAGCGCGGCGGCGAGTGGACCGGCCACGCCCCGATTCTGGAAGAGGACATTGCCCTGGCGAACATCGCACAGGACGAGCTGGGGCACGCCGGGCTGTATCTGGAGCTGCGCCGCGCCCTGGACGGCACTGATCCAGACGCGCTGGCCTTTACCCGCAGCGCCGACGAGTACACGTCCGCCCGCTTCGTGGAACGGCCCAAGGGCGACTGGGCCTTCACCATGTTGCGCCAGTACCTGTACGACGCCTACGAGGCGCTGTGGTTGGACGCCGCCCGCCACAGCAGCTACGCGCCGCTGGCCGAGGTGGCAAGCAAGGCCTTCCGCGAGGAGCGTTTTCACCTACAGCACACCGCCCTGTGGGTGGAGCGGCTGGCACTGGGTACCCCTGAAAGCCTGCGGCGCACCCAGGACGCCCTGAACGCCCTGTGGCCGGATGTCGGTCAGTTGTTTCAGGCGGAAGAGGGCGAGGCTGAACTGACGGCGGCGGGCATTCTGCCTGACCTGGGCGCTGTGAAAGCCCGGTGGGATGGTCTGGTGGTCCCGCATCTGACCGTGCAGTGCGGCCTGGGCCTGCCGCCCGCCGGGGCCGAACAGCCTGGACGGGGGCACCACACCGAACACCTGGCGCCGCTGCTGGACGAGATGCAGCGCGTGTACCGTGCCCACCCCGACGCGCAGCTGTGGTAA
- a CDS encoding phenylacetic acid degradation protein, giving the protein MTQPPSEPSSHDTQWPRWEVFKQDSEKRPYQSVGSVHAGDPGHALLTARNVFVRRPAAVNLWAVREDDLLIATPEEIAAHPEVLETPGEADRYHVGVKKSHKRSMTFVDLVGTVQATGPGDALRQASEAHADALAWLVFAETAIARTDDDAETVESWFAPARDKTYKQQQYYGVIGKHVGELKREGRMPRRATEEPHVADHKVYDHPHDAAPEQLKTHEVQK; this is encoded by the coding sequence ATGACCCAACCCCCATCCGAGCCGTCCTCGCACGACACCCAGTGGCCCCGCTGGGAAGTCTTCAAGCAGGACTCTGAAAAACGTCCGTACCAGAGTGTAGGCAGCGTTCACGCGGGCGATCCGGGCCACGCGTTGTTGACCGCCCGCAACGTGTTTGTGCGCCGCCCCGCCGCCGTCAACCTGTGGGCCGTGCGCGAGGACGACCTCCTGATTGCCACCCCCGAGGAGATCGCTGCCCATCCGGAAGTACTGGAGACGCCCGGCGAGGCCGACCGCTACCACGTGGGCGTCAAGAAGTCCCACAAACGCAGCATGACCTTCGTGGATCTGGTGGGCACGGTGCAGGCCACCGGCCCCGGCGACGCGCTGCGGCAGGCCAGCGAGGCCCATGCCGACGCGCTGGCCTGGCTGGTCTTTGCCGAAACTGCCATTGCCCGCACCGACGACGACGCGGAAACGGTTGAGAGCTGGTTTGCGCCTGCCAGGGACAAGACCTACAAGCAGCAGCAGTACTACGGCGTGATTGGCAAGCACGTGGGAGAGCTGAAGCGCGAGGGCCGGATGCCCCGCCGCGCCACCGAGGAGCCGCACGTGGCGGACCACAAGGTGTATGACCACCCGCACGACGCCGCGCCCGAACAGCTCAAGACACACGAGGTTCAGAAATGA
- the paaA gene encoding 1,2-phenylacetyl-CoA epoxidase subunit PaaA, which yields MTQPNSHIAPNETAEQHAAFEARIERGEKIEAGDWMPAEYRRQLIRMISQHAHSEVVGMLPEGEWIASAPTLKRKTILMAKVQDEAGHGQYLYHAAETLGATREGMIDALLTRRAKYSSIFNYPTMSWADVGMIGWLVDGAAIKNQTMLAGASYGPYSRAMVRICSEETFHHKQGKEMIVAYAQGTPAQREMAQDALNRWWWPALMMLGPHDADSPNTGIMSKWGVKLKTNDEVRQEFINEHAPELLEAGLTIPDPDLHQDEKGNWKHGPINWDEFWSVIKGERGLGQERLATRQAAHDDGAWVREALQAYTDRQRAVAAD from the coding sequence ATGACCCAGCCCAACAGCCACATTGCGCCGAACGAAACTGCCGAGCAGCACGCCGCCTTCGAGGCCCGGATCGAGCGGGGTGAGAAGATCGAGGCCGGCGACTGGATGCCTGCCGAGTACCGCCGTCAGTTGATCCGCATGATCTCGCAGCACGCGCACAGTGAAGTGGTGGGCATGTTGCCCGAGGGCGAGTGGATTGCCAGCGCCCCCACCCTGAAGCGCAAGACCATTCTGATGGCCAAGGTGCAGGACGAGGCCGGGCATGGGCAGTACCTCTACCACGCCGCCGAGACGCTGGGCGCCACCCGCGAGGGCATGATCGACGCCCTGCTGACGCGCCGCGCCAAGTACAGCAGCATCTTCAACTACCCCACCATGAGCTGGGCCGATGTGGGCATGATCGGCTGGCTGGTGGACGGCGCGGCCATCAAGAACCAGACCATGCTGGCGGGCGCCAGTTATGGCCCTTACAGCCGCGCGATGGTGCGCATCTGCTCCGAGGAAACGTTCCACCACAAGCAGGGCAAGGAAATGATTGTCGCCTACGCCCAGGGCACCCCCGCCCAGCGCGAGATGGCGCAGGACGCCCTGAACCGCTGGTGGTGGCCCGCCCTGATGATGCTGGGGCCGCATGATGCCGACAGCCCCAACACCGGCATCATGAGCAAGTGGGGCGTGAAGCTCAAGACCAACGACGAGGTGCGCCAGGAGTTCATCAACGAGCACGCCCCCGAACTGCTGGAAGCCGGCCTGACCATTCCTGACCCCGATCTGCACCAGGACGAGAAGGGCAATTGGAAGCATGGCCCGATCAACTGGGACGAGTTCTGGTCCGTCATCAAGGGCGAACGCGGGCTGGGCCAGGAACGCCTCGCCACCCGTCAGGCGGCCCACGACGACGGCGCCTGGGTGCGTGAGGCGCTGCAGGCCTACACCGACCGTCAGCGTGCCGTCGCGGCCGACTGA